The following proteins come from a genomic window of Montipora foliosa isolate CH-2021 chromosome 2, ASM3666993v2, whole genome shotgun sequence:
- the LOC137993250 gene encoding uncharacterized protein — protein MEHQPTTDIQSNEPTTSIQSMQDEMKALQAELLATKEELVKVKYETAAAIKQVEAVQAQASIDIKSVQKQAAEQLALSKFGLERYSTDNDSIKFYTGFPTYQHIQDFYEFVRPAAETMTYCYASGERESRPGARTMQLIDELFMFLVRLKLGLFEKDLAHRFQICMSSISRKITTWCNFLYFFLGSQMIWPSRDDVNKFMPESFKAMYPTTRVILDCTEIFVQTPTSLLLQSQFYSSYKSSTTLKGLIGITPYGAISFVSCLYTGGISDKEITRCSGILDLLEQGDSVMADKGFDIDDLLRAKGVALNIPPFLKSQGKFTALDVQKTKTIARLRIHVERAIRRIKEYHFFDTDVPLSTLGSVNQLYTVACLLTNFQGPLILSQNNK, from the coding sequence ATGGAGCATCAACCAACTACTGACATACAATCAAATGAACCAACTACTAGTATACAGTCAATGCAGGATGAAATGAAAGCACTACAAGCTGAGTTATTGGCCACTAAGGAAGAACTGGTAAAAGTTAAGTATGAAACAGCAGCTGCAATCAAGCAAGTTGAGGCAGTCCAAGCCCAAGCATCTATTGACATCAAAAGTGTCCAAAAGCAGGCAGCAGAGCAACTGGCCCTAAGCAAATTTGGCCTTGAACGATATAGCACTGATAATGATTCCATAAAGTTTTACACTGGTTTCCCCACCTATCAACACATTCAGGACTTTTATGAATTTGTCAGGCCGGCAGCAGAAACAATGACCTACTGCTATGCTTCTGGGGAACGAGAAAGCAGGCCCGGAGCAAGAACTATGCAATTAATTGATGAATTGTTCATGTTTCTTGTTCGACTGAAATTAGGGCTCTTTGAAAAAGATCTTGCTCATCGCTTCCAAATTTGTATGTCTTCAATAAGCAGGAAAATAACAACATGGTGCAACTTCCTATATTTTTTCCTTGGAAGCCAAATGATCTGGCCATCACGTGATGATGTAAATAAATTCATGCCTGAGAGTTTCAAGGCCATGTACCCAACTACAAGAGTTATATTGGACTGCACAGAAATTTTTGTGCAGACCCCAACTTCACTGCTACTCCAATCACAGTTCTATTCTTCGtataaaagtagcacaacactcaAGGGTTTAATTGGAATTACACCATATGGTGCCATCTCTTTTGTGTCATGCCTATATACAGGTGGAATCTCAGACAAAGAAATAACAAGATGCAGTGGTATACTAGATTTACTAGAACAGGGGGATTCAGTGATGGCAGACAAAGGTTTTGACATTGATGATCTTCTTAGGGCAAAAGGTGTAGCTCTGAATATTCCCCCATTCCTCAAAAGTCAAGGCAAGTTTACTGCTCTAGATGTACAAAAAACTAAGACCATTGCCAGGCTTAGAATACACGTGGAGCGTGCGATAAGGCGGATCAAGGAGTACCACTTTTTTGATACTGATGTACCCCTTTCAACATTAGGTTCTGTAAACCAGCTGTACACAGTGGCTTGCTTGCTCACAAATTTTCAGGGTCCCCTAATATTATCTCAAAATAACAAGTAA
- the LOC137990858 gene encoding uncharacterized protein, producing MSSDTDTSNSYDPVESGEESVDLGDSGEEWEFSEGQISPYRDEPLADVGDKDTSMNEEEADADGLTPAILEARYEKTVSVDSWCRCERCSDETLAGSVEFRCCKEVVSSSGKMVFDGSIERINCIMKHEDYDAIKNRAVLVQVTPLLRDKCGKTYRRRGGVSENKFVRAVAYRWTVRWLCGYTRWENTRPLPACVYDSIRKKYPSHQTRGYATALERE from the exons ATGTCTAGCGATACAGATACAAGTAATTCTTATGATCCTGTGGAAAGTGGAGAAGAAAGTGTAGATTTAGGAGATTCAGGGGAAGAGTGGGAGTTCTCAGAAGGCCAAATTAGCCCGTACAGAGATGAACCACTTGCTGATGTTGGCGACAAAGACACAAGTATGAACGAAGAAGAAGCCGATGCCGATGGACTAACTCCTGCAATCCTTGAAGCCAGATACGAGAAAACTGTGAGCGTCGATTCATG GTGTCGCTGTGAACGTTGTTCTGACGAAACCTTGGCTGGTTCTGTCGAGTTTCGTTGTTGTAAAGAAGTGGTCAGTTCATCGGGCAAGATGGTTTTCGACGGATCGATCGAAAGGATAAACTGCATAATGAAGCACGAAGACTACGATGCTATTAAGAACAGGGCTGTACTTGTTCAAGTCACTCCATTATTGCGAGATAAGTGCGGCAAAACATACCGGCGTCGTGGCGGAGTGTCAGAAAACAA GTTTGTTAGAGCTGTTGCCTACAGATGGACAGTGAGGTGGCTTTGCGGTTATACGAGATGGGAAAATACCAGGCCACTGCCAGCATGTGTGTACGACAGCATAAGAAAGAAGTACCCATCACATCAGACCAGAGGGTATGCTACTGCATTGGAAAGAGAGTAG